A genomic segment from Aspergillus puulaauensis MK2 DNA, chromosome 1, nearly complete sequence encodes:
- a CDS encoding uncharacterized protein (COG:S;~EggNog:ENOG410PP72;~InterPro:IPR003807;~PFAM:PF02656;~TransMembrane:3 (i116-137o187-204i225-246o)), translating to MDQSDLNTQHTREATMPRQEPPQPHANEVTPIVSHDSSQRRRYNSTENVLRGPDAGHGKFSTGQGSRAQSRRNSGLAGSDEPKAPWYSRIADRYGSLELENKGSVARDHLALERTFLAWLRTSLAFASIGIAVTQLFRLSNTSTQTQDSIEIASDSVSSLLPSDYDGPAIIRISDTSERLRSLGKPLGTTFLGVAILILLVGFHRYFESQYWIIRGKFPASRGSIALIAFVAGALIVAALAVIIAISPGAREN from the exons ATGGACCAGTCTGATCTCAATACACAACACACGAGGGAG GCGACCATGCCTCGCCAGGAACCCCCGCAGCCGCATGCCAACGAAGTAACCCCGATAGTGAGCCACGACAGCTCGCAACGGCGACGGTATAACTCGACCGAGAATGTCCTGAGAGGCCCGGATGCGGGGCATGGTAAATTTTCGACAGGTCAGGGCTCCAGGGCTCAAAGCCGACGAAACTCGGGGCTGGCGGGTTCCGATGAACCCAAAGCGCCCTGGTACTCTCGGATCGCGGACAGATATGGTAGTTTAGAGCTGGAGAATAAGGGGAGCGTTGCTCGCGATCATCTTGCTTTAG AACGAACATTTCTCGCGTGGCTGCGAACTTCGCTAGCATTTGCGTCCATTGGGATCGCAGTGACACAACTCTTTCGCCTGAGTAATACTTCAACGCAAACCCAAGACAGTATAGAGATTGCATCCGACAGTGTATCTTCACTGCTACCATCTGACTACGATGGTCCCGCAATCATAAGGATATCAGACACCTCTGAGCGGCTTCGCAGTTTAGGAAAGCCGCTAGGCACAACGTTCCTTGGGGTCGCGATACTCATTCTCTTGGTTGGTTTCCATCGCTACTTTGAGAGCCAATACTGGATTATCCGAGGCAAGTTCCCGGCCAGTCGCGGCAGTATCGCCCTTATAGCCTTTGTAGCTGGTGCTTTGATTGTAGCAGCGCTGGCTGTCATCATCGCTATCTCTCCTGGCGCCCGTGAAAATTAA